A region from the Oceanidesulfovibrio marinus genome encodes:
- a CDS encoding TetR/AcrR family transcriptional regulator yields MPRTGLTSAELVEKAIDIATRNIRQFGLDKFRLTDVAKKLKVSHAALYNHFPDKAAVTDAISERWLNQIDAALESASQADLEPRTRLIRWFLTLHRMKLEKIRTDPELYKTFNMAVELDKPFVRQHQANVRRLLGDVLRKAVDAGAFPAEGQDNAVVVLLEATSSFHHPSMVLEHKDEDREDLLQQIVSVVFAGLANKGNVR; encoded by the coding sequence ATGCCTAGAACAGGATTGACGTCTGCGGAGTTGGTGGAAAAGGCCATCGACATCGCGACCCGCAATATCCGCCAGTTCGGCCTCGACAAATTCCGGCTTACCGATGTCGCCAAAAAGCTCAAGGTGAGCCATGCGGCGTTGTACAACCACTTCCCGGACAAAGCGGCCGTGACCGACGCTATCTCCGAGCGCTGGCTCAACCAGATAGACGCTGCTCTGGAATCGGCCAGCCAGGCGGATCTTGAGCCGCGCACTCGCCTCATCCGCTGGTTCTTGACGCTTCACAGGATGAAGCTGGAGAAGATCCGGACCGACCCGGAGCTTTACAAGACGTTCAACATGGCGGTCGAGCTGGACAAACCGTTCGTCCGGCAGCACCAGGCGAATGTACGCCGTCTGCTTGGCGACGTCCTGCGCAAGGCCGTGGACGCCGGCGCCTTTCCTGCCGAGGGCCAGGACAATGCCGTGGTGGTGCTTCTGGAGGCGACGTCTTCCTTCCACCACCCCAGCATGGTTCTGGAGCACAAAGACGAAGACCGGGAGGACCTGCTGCAGCAGATCGTTTCGGTGGTCTTCGCCGGGCTGGCCAACAAAGGTAACGTTCGATAG
- a CDS encoding alpha/beta hydrolase family protein: MISFRFAAFPLAAVLLVALSLRPDVVRAAEETAFDAHANTFSYFFEDGDMDFHFGNLILGSAGNGGVETGEAYYVASQIQDGDAASWQQQWFELARRVQARGEQSLAGGHTVSACTQFLRAAYYYRLSVISMLPDDPQLKERAAAARELMRKAGALMDPPLEYIEIPFEDTVLPGFFRKAANGYAPTKTLIMIGGGETFAEDLYFYIAPQAFARGYNFMTVDLPGQGVLPSEGLVFRPDMYVPMQAVVDYAVGMPEVDTERLAMFGYSGGGGFAPQAAEHDPRIKAVVMSAAVVDAYPLFSDMPAVVATPEEMAAWSSFHANVVQVICWRWGVPMDTPSALAEANKGFTFDPTGIDVPALIVVGEGEMKSDEVRRQQKLALGGFSNPDSKMVVTPSNEGASNHCIMENRSIVGQVVFDWLDDIFE; this comes from the coding sequence ATGATTTCGTTCAGATTCGCTGCCTTCCCTCTGGCAGCCGTGCTGCTCGTCGCATTGAGCCTGCGGCCCGACGTGGTGCGGGCTGCAGAAGAAACCGCCTTCGACGCCCACGCCAACACGTTCAGCTACTTCTTTGAGGACGGGGACATGGATTTCCACTTCGGAAACCTGATCCTTGGCTCTGCCGGCAATGGCGGGGTGGAAACCGGCGAGGCATATTACGTCGCCTCGCAGATTCAGGACGGCGACGCAGCGAGCTGGCAGCAGCAGTGGTTCGAGCTGGCCCGGCGCGTCCAGGCCCGGGGCGAGCAATCCCTGGCTGGCGGCCACACTGTCAGCGCGTGCACGCAATTCCTGCGTGCCGCCTACTACTACCGCCTTTCCGTGATTTCCATGCTGCCGGACGACCCGCAGCTCAAGGAGCGCGCCGCCGCGGCGCGGGAGCTGATGCGAAAGGCCGGCGCGCTGATGGACCCGCCCCTGGAGTACATCGAGATTCCCTTCGAGGATACCGTGCTGCCGGGCTTCTTCCGCAAGGCAGCGAACGGCTATGCGCCCACAAAGACGCTCATCATGATCGGCGGCGGCGAGACGTTCGCCGAGGACCTCTACTTCTACATCGCGCCGCAGGCCTTCGCGCGCGGCTACAACTTCATGACCGTGGATCTGCCCGGGCAGGGCGTGCTGCCGTCCGAAGGGCTCGTGTTCCGGCCGGACATGTACGTGCCCATGCAGGCCGTTGTGGACTACGCCGTGGGCATGCCGGAAGTGGATACGGAGCGGCTGGCCATGTTCGGCTACAGCGGCGGGGGCGGGTTTGCGCCGCAGGCCGCGGAGCACGATCCGCGCATCAAGGCCGTGGTCATGAGCGCCGCCGTGGTGGACGCCTACCCGCTGTTCTCTGACATGCCGGCAGTGGTGGCGACTCCGGAGGAGATGGCCGCCTGGAGCAGCTTCCACGCCAATGTGGTCCAGGTCATCTGCTGGCGCTGGGGCGTGCCCATGGATACGCCCTCCGCCCTGGCCGAGGCCAACAAGGGCTTTACCTTCGACCCGACCGGCATCGACGTCCCGGCGCTCATCGTGGTGGGCGAGGGCGAGATGAAGAGCGACGAGGTCAGGCGGCAGCAGAAGCTCGCCTTGGGCGGCTTCAGCAACCCGGACTCGAAGATGGTGGTCACCCCATCCAACGAAGGCGCCTCCAACCACTGCATCATGGAGAACAGGAGCATCGTGGGCCAGGTGGTCTTTGACTGGCTGGACGACATTTTCGAGTAG
- a CDS encoding nuclease-related domain-containing protein has translation MALKSIIKGFVGKQTVRFGCWAKLDSRGYRRLHNITLQTDNGTTQIDHVIVSRYGIFVIETKHYDGWIFGSEKDRQWTQTFGRKKFRFQNPLHQNYKHIKALSDATGIDKECFHSIVFFSGESTFKTEMPANVMNRGFTRYIKQFKTALFTDGEVDDIIERLSSERMARTLATRRKHIRSVKERYESTDTCPKCGQALVERTVRNGPRQGAKFLGCSGYPKCRFTREL, from the coding sequence ATGGCGTTGAAGTCGATCATCAAAGGGTTCGTGGGCAAGCAGACCGTCCGGTTCGGATGTTGGGCCAAGCTCGACAGCCGCGGGTATCGCCGGCTGCACAACATCACCTTGCAGACGGACAACGGCACCACGCAGATCGACCACGTCATCGTCTCGCGCTACGGCATCTTCGTCATCGAAACCAAGCACTACGACGGCTGGATCTTCGGATCGGAGAAGGACCGCCAGTGGACGCAGACATTCGGCCGCAAGAAGTTCCGCTTCCAGAATCCGCTGCACCAGAACTACAAACATATCAAAGCATTGTCCGACGCCACAGGGATCGATAAGGAGTGCTTCCACTCCATCGTCTTCTTCTCGGGCGAGAGCACCTTCAAGACCGAGATGCCCGCCAACGTCATGAACCGCGGCTTCACCAGGTACATCAAGCAGTTCAAGACGGCGCTCTTCACGGATGGCGAGGTGGATGACATTATCGAGCGGCTCTCGTCGGAACGGATGGCCAGGACGCTGGCCACACGGCGCAAGCACATCCGCAGCGTGAAAGAGCGCTACGAAAGCACAGACACCTGCCCCAAGTGCGGCCAGGCCCTGGTGGAACGCACTGTGCGCAACGGCCCGCGCCAGGGCGCGAAGTTTCTGGGATGCTCCGGCTACCCCAAGTGCCGGTTCACGCGGGAGCTGTGA
- a CDS encoding phytoene desaturase family protein, translated as MDRRFFLRLSAMAAATSLARWQFPVAALAGKSAGELDVIVVGAGLGGLTCAAYLARNGFKPLLLEQYHMPGGYASSFTRPSDKGDFTCEVSLHSSSFHAPSMAAMLTDLDLWDKLDMAEHPSAWSSRFPDFSLSVPAKAGLDGFERQLTALFPDQAAGLARYFAVWRGVQEETARLDAELPGMDKSRFPKVFKNLWYIHDKSIGQVVDDHIDDPALKAVLTQSCGYYGLPPSRLSAFFYLEPTAQYLRYGGAYLKGTSRTLSEALANAIINAGGVIKYGARVDSILVEKGRAVGVKTADSAEYRASAVVCNASAPQLFGSMLPAGTLPGEAQQKIDTYTYSPGSFIVWLGLGQDIAPRFPDGELSFYRSTDMEAGYKYAMACDFEHAGFSLMVYDSLVPGFSPRGCTSISIITLCDASHWQQFEADYLAGRNDAYHAEKARLTDLLISQVEQHAIPGLSKMIVMKESATPLTNLRYTRNPAGAIYGYNQTVDNSFMSRISNKTGVPGLYLASAWGNPGGGYAGAMLGGKSAFRDLAKALIHTA; from the coding sequence ATGGACCGCCGATTCTTCCTCCGTCTGTCCGCAATGGCCGCCGCAACGAGTCTTGCCCGCTGGCAGTTTCCCGTCGCCGCCCTGGCCGGTAAGAGCGCCGGCGAGCTCGACGTTATCGTGGTCGGGGCCGGTCTGGGCGGCCTGACCTGCGCGGCCTATCTGGCGCGCAACGGCTTCAAGCCCCTGCTGCTGGAGCAGTACCACATGCCCGGCGGTTACGCCTCGTCCTTCACGCGGCCATCCGACAAGGGCGACTTCACCTGCGAAGTGTCCCTGCACTCCTCCTCGTTCCACGCGCCGTCCATGGCCGCCATGCTGACCGACCTCGATCTGTGGGACAAACTGGACATGGCCGAGCATCCCAGCGCCTGGTCATCGCGCTTCCCGGACTTCTCCCTGAGCGTGCCGGCCAAGGCCGGTCTGGACGGGTTCGAACGCCAGCTCACGGCGCTGTTCCCGGATCAGGCCGCCGGCCTTGCCAGATACTTCGCCGTCTGGCGCGGCGTACAGGAGGAGACCGCCCGCCTGGATGCGGAGCTACCCGGCATGGACAAATCCAGGTTCCCGAAAGTGTTCAAAAACCTCTGGTACATTCACGACAAGAGCATCGGTCAGGTGGTGGACGACCATATCGACGACCCTGCGCTCAAGGCCGTGCTCACCCAGAGCTGCGGCTACTATGGCCTGCCGCCGTCCCGCCTGTCGGCGTTCTTCTATCTGGAGCCCACGGCGCAGTACCTGCGCTACGGCGGGGCCTATCTCAAGGGTACGTCGCGCACCCTATCCGAGGCGCTGGCCAACGCCATCATCAACGCCGGCGGCGTGATCAAGTATGGGGCCCGCGTAGACTCCATTCTTGTGGAAAAGGGCCGCGCCGTGGGCGTAAAGACGGCGGACAGCGCGGAGTACCGGGCCAGCGCGGTTGTCTGCAACGCCAGCGCCCCCCAGCTGTTCGGCTCCATGCTGCCGGCCGGCACCCTGCCCGGCGAGGCGCAGCAGAAGATCGACACCTACACGTACAGCCCTGGCAGCTTCATCGTCTGGCTGGGCCTGGGCCAGGACATCGCCCCGCGTTTCCCGGATGGCGAGCTCAGCTTCTACCGGAGCACGGATATGGAGGCCGGCTACAAGTACGCCATGGCCTGCGATTTCGAGCACGCCGGCTTCTCGCTCATGGTCTACGACAGCCTGGTGCCTGGCTTTTCCCCTCGCGGCTGCACAAGCATCTCCATCATCACGCTGTGCGACGCAAGCCACTGGCAGCAGTTCGAGGCCGACTACCTGGCCGGCCGCAATGACGCCTACCACGCGGAAAAGGCGCGGCTTACGGATCTGCTCATCAGCCAGGTGGAGCAGCACGCCATTCCCGGGCTTTCCAAAATGATCGTCATGAAGGAAAGCGCCACGCCCCTGACCAACCTGCGCTACACTCGCAACCCGGCCGGCGCGATCTACGGCTACAACCAGACCGTGGACAACTCCTTCATGAGCCGCATCTCCAACAAAACCGGCGTGCCGGGCCTGTACCTGGCCAGCGCCTGGGGCAACCCCGGCGGCGGCTACGCCGGGGCCATGCTGGGCGGCAAGTCCGCCTTCCGGGACCTGGCCAAGGCCTTGATCCACACGGCGTAG
- a CDS encoding inner membrane CreD family protein produces MRRIIPIVLIFVATSAAWIYLSATVSQRTTTQSIKLQRDVGQLWGGPIVQPAPTTHYVAADASSWGMPQAGSIDASDIAVKIDLEHRRKGLLWYPTYQSSFSGTYNVSQPTGVRQYTFVMPLPKTDAVFENFSVRVDGKPLDSFSMKDGYVECALPPKPGAATTVQVSYDVQGMGQWWYSFGQNVENVRNFKLVMDCNFADIDFPDAGIAPKVKTRTKDGWRLAWSYGSLFTSVRIGLVMPRKLNPGPWVEQVTKAAPISLFLFFFILFIITTLRRIELHPMNYFFIAAAFFSFHLLLAYTADHLSIHMAFLLSAAVSIALAISYMRLVANLRFALVEVGATQFIYLVLFSYTFFFEGLTGLAITVLGIITLFIVMQLTGRLDWAQALNPDGGETPRSDSSHNGPPQDGPSPTSPGASSLNKATPAYGTGAWQDEARSYYPDDEILSLD; encoded by the coding sequence ATGCGCCGCATCATCCCCATAGTCCTTATCTTCGTCGCCACCTCGGCTGCGTGGATCTACCTCAGCGCCACGGTCAGCCAGCGGACCACAACGCAAAGCATCAAGCTCCAGCGCGACGTCGGCCAGCTCTGGGGCGGACCCATCGTACAGCCTGCGCCCACGACGCATTACGTTGCCGCGGACGCATCCTCCTGGGGAATGCCCCAGGCCGGCAGCATCGACGCGAGCGACATCGCCGTAAAAATCGATCTGGAGCACCGCCGCAAGGGTCTGCTCTGGTACCCCACCTACCAGTCGTCCTTTTCCGGCACGTACAATGTCTCTCAACCAACCGGCGTCCGGCAGTACACGTTCGTCATGCCGCTGCCCAAAACAGACGCCGTGTTCGAGAACTTCAGCGTGCGTGTGGACGGCAAGCCACTGGATTCGTTCAGCATGAAGGACGGCTATGTGGAGTGCGCGCTCCCACCCAAGCCGGGCGCCGCCACCACGGTCCAGGTCTCCTACGATGTCCAGGGCATGGGCCAGTGGTGGTACTCCTTTGGCCAGAACGTGGAGAATGTCAGGAACTTCAAGCTGGTGATGGACTGCAACTTTGCGGACATCGACTTCCCGGACGCCGGCATCGCCCCCAAGGTCAAGACCCGGACCAAGGACGGCTGGCGCCTAGCCTGGAGCTACGGCAGCCTGTTCACCTCCGTGCGCATCGGCCTCGTCATGCCGCGCAAGCTCAACCCCGGCCCCTGGGTGGAGCAGGTCACCAAAGCCGCGCCCATCTCCCTGTTCCTGTTCTTCTTCATCCTGTTCATCATCACCACGCTACGGCGCATCGAACTCCACCCGATGAACTACTTCTTCATCGCCGCGGCCTTCTTCAGCTTCCATTTGCTGCTGGCCTACACGGCGGATCATCTCTCCATCCACATGGCGTTCCTGCTCTCGGCGGCCGTGTCCATCGCCCTGGCCATCAGCTACATGCGGCTCGTGGCCAACCTGCGCTTCGCCCTTGTGGAGGTCGGCGCCACCCAGTTCATCTACCTGGTGCTCTTCTCCTACACCTTCTTTTTCGAAGGGCTCACCGGCCTGGCCATCACGGTGCTCGGCATCATCACCCTGTTCATCGTCATGCAGCTCACCGGTCGGCTGGACTGGGCGCAGGCCCTGAACCCGGACGGCGGCGAAACACCGCGCAGCGACTCCTCCCACAACGGCCCGCCCCAGGACGGTCCATCCCCAACTAGCCCTGGCGCATCATCTTTGAACAAGGCAACGCCCGCGTACGGCACTGGCGCATGGCAGGACGAGGCCCGCTCCTACTATCCGGACGACGAGATTCTCTCGCTTGATTGA
- a CDS encoding SDR family NAD(P)-dependent oxidoreductase, whose amino-acid sequence MQIDLTGKTAIVTGSTAGIGLATATGLARAGARVIVTGRTQSAVDKALQQIRTEVPAADAEGFPGDLGTAAGCDALVQAHPTCDILVNNLGVITLLDFFETPDSEWERIFQINIMTGVRLSRAYAQKMADNGWGRIVFLSSESGLNIPADTIHYGFTKTAVMSIARGLAKRLAGTGVTVNSVLPGPTMSKGLSVLIEEQRAEGQTMEEAGKNFVMQERPTSIIQRLATVEEVANMIVYACSKEASATTGAALRVDGGVVDTIA is encoded by the coding sequence ATGCAGATCGATCTTACAGGTAAAACCGCTATCGTCACCGGCTCCACCGCCGGTATCGGGCTTGCTACCGCAACCGGCTTGGCACGGGCCGGAGCGCGCGTTATCGTCACCGGCCGAACGCAATCCGCCGTGGACAAGGCCTTGCAACAAATTCGCACGGAAGTACCAGCCGCCGATGCGGAAGGTTTCCCCGGCGACCTGGGCACGGCCGCCGGCTGCGACGCCCTGGTGCAGGCGCATCCCACGTGCGACATCCTCGTCAACAACCTGGGCGTCATCACACTGTTGGACTTCTTCGAAACGCCGGACAGTGAATGGGAGCGCATCTTCCAGATCAACATCATGACCGGCGTACGGCTCTCCCGCGCTTATGCGCAGAAGATGGCGGACAATGGCTGGGGCCGTATCGTCTTTCTCTCTTCGGAATCCGGCCTGAATATCCCGGCCGACACAATCCACTACGGCTTCACTAAAACCGCGGTCATGTCCATTGCCCGCGGCCTGGCCAAGCGCTTGGCCGGCACAGGCGTGACGGTGAACTCTGTTTTGCCCGGTCCCACCATGAGCAAAGGCCTGAGCGTCCTGATCGAAGAGCAACGCGCCGAGGGGCAAACCATGGAGGAGGCAGGCAAAAATTTCGTAATGCAAGAACGGCCCACATCCATCATCCAGCGGCTAGCCACAGTGGAGGAAGTGGCAAACATGATCGTCTACGCCTGTTCCAAGGAAGCTTCCGCCACCACGGGCGCGGCCCTTCGCGTGGACGGCGGCGTGGTGGACACCATCGCCTGA
- a CDS encoding SDR family NAD(P)-dependent oxidoreductase gives MQIDLTGKTAIVTGSTAGIGLATATGLARAGARVIVNGRTQSAVDEALQQIRADVPGADADGFAGDLGTASGCDAMVQAHPACDILVNNLGIYQLQDFFETPDSEWERFFQINVMSGVRLARAYGQGMVNKGWGRIVFLASESALNIPADMIHYGFTKTGYMAIARGLAKRLAGTGVTVNSVLPGPTLSKGVRAMLEDQRSEGQTIEEAGMEFVKNARPSSIIQRPASVEEVANMIVYACSPQASATTGAALRVEGGIVDTIA, from the coding sequence ATGCAGATCGATCTTACAGGTAAAACCGCTATCGTCACCGGCTCCACCGCCGGTATCGGGCTTGCTACCGCAACCGGCCTGGCGCGGGCCGGTGCCCGCGTTATCGTCAACGGCCGCACCCAATCCGCCGTGGACGAGGCCTTGCAGCAGATTCGCGCCGATGTTCCGGGAGCCGACGCAGACGGCTTTGCCGGCGACCTGGGCACGGCGTCCGGCTGCGACGCCATGGTGCAGGCGCATCCCGCGTGCGACATCCTCGTCAACAACCTGGGCATCTACCAGCTGCAGGACTTCTTCGAGACGCCGGACAGTGAGTGGGAGCGCTTCTTCCAGATCAACGTCATGTCCGGAGTGCGCCTTGCCCGCGCGTACGGCCAGGGCATGGTGAACAAAGGCTGGGGCCGCATCGTCTTCCTGGCCTCGGAGTCCGCCCTGAACATCCCGGCCGACATGATCCACTACGGCTTCACCAAGACAGGGTACATGGCCATCGCGCGCGGCCTGGCCAAGCGTCTGGCCGGCACAGGCGTCACGGTGAACTCCGTCCTGCCCGGCCCAACGCTGAGCAAGGGCGTGCGCGCCATGCTCGAAGACCAGAGATCCGAGGGACAAACCATCGAGGAGGCGGGCATGGAGTTCGTGAAAAACGCACGGCCCTCGTCCATCATCCAGCGGCCGGCCTCCGTGGAGGAGGTGGCGAACATGATCGTCTACGCATGCTCGCCCCAGGCATCCGCCACCACCGGAGCCGCATTGCGCGTGGAAGGTGGCATAGTGGACACCATTGCCTGA
- a CDS encoding GtrA family protein, with protein MQRAVIVLPTYNEAENVAVLLPRIFARQEEIPSHELHVLVVDDSSPDGTADVVRAMMADNPHIHLISGRKKGLGEAYKRGFRHALDTLDPDLILEMDADLQHDPAMLPVFIDLARHGFSLVIGSRFALGGSTPNFSLRRRAISLLGNWMLRFMGGLPPIRDCTSGFRCIKADLIRKCDLSFLSTKGYSFQSSLLFELIRNQARVIEVPIVFPDRISGKSKLSFADQSEFLLNIFKIRFRKSEEFLTFSAVGASGVVVNLGIYTLLTRSVGAPLEIASPVAIELSIIWNFLLNNVLTFRKRASEASFRTRFIRFHVVAGIAGVVNYAILLLLARGLGLWDIGSNLVGIGFGVLVNYFLNSRWTWRESCIPSCGDRAGQLPPQSP; from the coding sequence ATGCAACGAGCCGTCATCGTCCTGCCCACTTACAACGAGGCGGAGAACGTCGCCGTGCTGCTGCCGCGGATATTCGCCCGGCAGGAGGAGATACCCAGCCACGAGCTGCACGTGTTGGTGGTGGACGACAGCTCACCCGACGGCACGGCCGACGTAGTCCGCGCGATGATGGCCGACAACCCCCACATCCATCTCATCAGCGGCAGGAAAAAAGGGCTGGGCGAGGCGTACAAGCGCGGCTTCAGGCATGCGCTGGACACGCTGGACCCCGACCTCATCCTGGAGATGGACGCCGACCTGCAGCACGACCCGGCCATGCTGCCCGTGTTCATCGACCTCGCCAGGCACGGCTTCTCCCTGGTCATCGGCTCGCGCTTCGCCCTGGGCGGCAGCACCCCCAACTTTTCCCTGCGCCGCCGCGCCATCAGCCTGCTGGGCAACTGGATGCTGCGCTTCATGGGCGGCCTGCCTCCCATCCGCGACTGCACCTCCGGCTTTCGCTGCATCAAGGCAGACCTCATCCGCAAGTGCGACCTCTCGTTCCTCTCCACCAAGGGCTACTCGTTCCAGTCCTCGCTGCTGTTCGAGCTCATCCGCAACCAGGCGCGCGTCATCGAGGTGCCTATCGTCTTTCCAGACCGCATCTCGGGCAAGTCCAAGCTGAGCTTTGCCGACCAGAGCGAGTTCCTGCTCAATATCTTCAAGATCCGCTTCCGCAAGTCCGAGGAGTTCCTCACCTTCTCCGCGGTTGGGGCCAGCGGCGTGGTGGTCAATCTGGGCATCTACACCCTGCTGACCCGGAGCGTGGGTGCGCCTCTGGAGATTGCCTCGCCCGTGGCCATCGAGCTCTCCATTATCTGGAACTTCCTGCTGAACAACGTGCTCACCTTTCGCAAACGCGCCTCCGAGGCGAGCTTTCGGACGCGGTTCATCCGCTTCCACGTGGTGGCCGGCATAGCCGGCGTGGTAAACTACGCTATCCTGCTGCTGCTTGCGCGCGGCCTGGGCCTGTGGGACATCGGCTCCAACCTCGTGGGCATCGGCTTCGGCGTGCTGGTCAACTACTTCCTGAACTCCCGCTGGACATGGCGGGAGTCGTGCATCCCATCCTGCGGCGACCGTGCCGGGCAGCTCCCACCCCAATCCCCATGA
- a CDS encoding glycosyltransferase family 39 protein: MSTRSWISLGFAVLVAFAVRYAAIDARPLWLDEAYSNWFASLSLHDLWIEMPSYETHPPLYYTVLHFWKGLFGSSEPALRMLSLLCSVATVPVVFALGWICAPRGRQGGAALVAAVLFALWPIQVHHAVDARPYAMMTLAMALYCAAAVALAREPSSVDSPRGRRAAWLVFILSGAVALWLHNTSVISIGLVGVALAVVLMLLERSRVPLWKVAAAGVVMIVFWLPYLPWFIVQSEAVTANFWIKPLSIRHVVATFFSVFSADGLPDITLPWFGPGDYLKLAVGIPLVALAVCGALRIKREGRWPATVMLLTAAFAPFAAVVVISLLIRPIMLPRILMAASVPFCVLVTLGLVGMENRTWRALLLGAICGVFFAAVTNAFYLGDRGKEPWDAVAARVSAESLPGDAIWLYVNHNELPFDYYFDHPERTRALPQSYPAPGLPNEYPLGILGVPVLSAKDLARLDRELSSLRRVWLITRAGRTEPHQKILQQLITRHMRVRKIWRYGIITVQLFSRDAGPDLRTRADDPALALSAY; the protein is encoded by the coding sequence ATGAGCACACGGTCCTGGATCTCGCTCGGCTTTGCCGTGCTCGTGGCCTTTGCCGTGCGCTACGCCGCCATCGACGCCAGGCCCCTCTGGCTGGACGAAGCGTACAGCAACTGGTTCGCCAGCCTCTCCCTACATGACCTGTGGATCGAGATGCCCTCCTACGAGACGCATCCGCCGCTCTACTATACGGTGCTGCATTTCTGGAAAGGGCTCTTCGGCAGCAGCGAGCCGGCGCTGCGCATGCTCTCGCTGCTGTGCAGCGTGGCCACTGTGCCGGTGGTCTTCGCCCTGGGCTGGATTTGCGCACCGCGGGGAAGGCAGGGCGGCGCGGCCCTGGTAGCCGCCGTGCTCTTCGCCCTGTGGCCCATCCAGGTGCATCACGCCGTGGATGCGCGGCCCTACGCCATGATGACCCTGGCCATGGCCCTGTACTGCGCCGCGGCCGTGGCCCTCGCACGGGAGCCGTCTTCTGTGGATTCCCCACGCGGCAGGCGCGCCGCCTGGCTGGTCTTTATCCTCTCGGGCGCCGTCGCCCTGTGGCTGCACAACACATCCGTCATCTCCATCGGGCTGGTGGGCGTCGCCCTGGCCGTAGTGCTCATGCTGCTGGAGCGATCCCGGGTCCCCCTGTGGAAGGTGGCTGCGGCCGGCGTGGTCATGATTGTTTTCTGGCTGCCGTACCTGCCGTGGTTCATCGTGCAGAGCGAAGCCGTGACCGCCAACTTCTGGATCAAGCCTCTCTCGATACGCCACGTCGTGGCCACATTCTTCAGCGTATTTTCGGCGGATGGCCTGCCGGATATCACACTGCCGTGGTTCGGTCCGGGCGATTACCTCAAGCTCGCCGTCGGCATTCCCCTCGTCGCCCTGGCCGTGTGCGGAGCCCTGCGCATCAAGCGCGAGGGGCGCTGGCCCGCGACCGTGATGCTGCTGACTGCGGCCTTCGCGCCGTTCGCCGCCGTGGTGGTCATCAGCTTGCTGATCCGGCCAATCATGCTGCCCAGAATCCTGATGGCCGCGTCCGTGCCCTTCTGCGTCCTGGTGACGCTGGGCCTGGTCGGCATGGAGAACCGCACTTGGCGGGCCCTCCTCCTGGGAGCCATATGCGGCGTGTTCTTCGCCGCTGTGACCAACGCCTTCTACCTGGGGGACCGCGGCAAGGAGCCCTGGGACGCCGTGGCCGCACGGGTCTCGGCAGAGAGCCTGCCCGGCGACGCCATCTGGCTCTACGTGAACCACAACGAGCTCCCCTTCGACTACTACTTCGATCATCCGGAGCGGACGCGCGCCCTGCCGCAATCGTATCCCGCGCCCGGCCTGCCCAACGAGTACCCCCTGGGCATTCTCGGCGTCCCGGTGCTCTCGGCCAAGGACCTCGCGAGACTCGACCGCGAGCTGAGCTCTCTCCGGCGGGTATGGCTGATCACCCGCGCCGGCAGGACCGAGCCGCATCAGAAGATCCTCCAGCAGCTCATCACCCGCCACATGCGCGTGCGCAAAATCTGGCGCTACGGCATCATCACCGTACAGCTCTTCTCCAGGGACGCCGGCCCGGACCTGCGCACCCGTGCGGATGATCCGGCCCTGGCCCTGTCCGCGTACTGA
- a CDS encoding DUF3568 family protein, whose amino-acid sequence MAVTNRLTVFCALVSMVLLFGCAGMKSSGMDYDYSDGWLSYEYNVPMQQAYVASMHGAYSEQVAFNDDVTWDPAPEIAGTLNGQPVMMKFAETAPGMTTVSVKVTEAGDQAAATQIQEGIQRYIIM is encoded by the coding sequence ATGGCCGTCACCAACCGTCTTACCGTATTTTGCGCCCTTGTATCCATGGTGCTGCTGTTCGGCTGCGCCGGCATGAAATCGTCCGGCATGGACTATGACTACAGCGATGGATGGCTCTCGTACGAGTACAACGTGCCCATGCAGCAGGCGTACGTCGCTTCCATGCACGGCGCGTACAGCGAGCAAGTGGCTTTCAACGACGACGTGACGTGGGATCCTGCTCCCGAGATCGCCGGCACTCTGAACGGCCAGCCTGTGATGATGAAGTTTGCGGAAACCGCTCCCGGCATGACCACCGTGTCTGTGAAGGTGACGGAAGCGGGCGACCAGGCCGCCGCCACGCAGATTCAGGAAGGCATCCAGCGCTACATCATCATGTAG